In a single window of the Dreissena polymorpha isolate Duluth1 chromosome 3, UMN_Dpol_1.0, whole genome shotgun sequence genome:
- the LOC127871890 gene encoding uncharacterized protein LOC127871890 isoform X1: MEIFNSNIFLIISLIILWNQLDTISAECQRGEIGQRNVMLQFDFKWRMNETKYIQCYKSDIIIGRCNGITILDCSVELKHVGVYYISSNTDLSSVSLLIATFNVSYSGDYSCSKVDNQDEKKMCIIEKVATSGPEATKAPASGSEATAQASGSEATDFGDWKIVGIVFVNIMSSAFGGFRHERLFQCIII, translated from the exons ATGGaaatttttaattcaaacatttttttaataatcagtTTGATTATATTGTGGAATCAATTGGATACAATTTCAG CTGAATGTCAACGGGGAGAAATTGGACAGAGAAATGTGATGCTGCAGTTTGATTTTAAATGGAGAATGAATGAAACAAAATACATACAATGCTACAAATCAGACATTATTATTGGTCGTTGTAACGGGATAACTATTTTAGACTGTTCAGTCGAACTCAAGCATGTCGGAGTGTACTATATTTCATCAAATACAGATTTATCAAGTGTTAGCCTCTTAATAGCAACGTTTAACGTATCATATTCTGGCGACTACAGCTGTTCGAAGGTGGACAAccaagatgaaaaaaaaatgtgcatcATAGAAAAAG TTGCTACTAGCGGTCCAGAGGCAACAAAAG CGCCTGCTAGCGGATCAGAGGCGACAG CGCAGGCTAGCGGATCAGAGGCGACAG ATTTCGGAGATTGGAAAATAGTCGGCATCGTCTTTGTAAATATCATGAGTTCGGCTTTCGGTGGATTCAGACACGAACGTTTGTTTCAGTGcataataatttag
- the LOC127871890 gene encoding uncharacterized protein LOC127871890 isoform X2 — translation MNLLDKSLAECQRGEIGQRNVMLQFDFKWRMNETKYIQCYKSDIIIGRCNGITILDCSVELKHVGVYYISSNTDLSSVSLLIATFNVSYSGDYSCSKVDNQDEKKMCIIEKVATSGPEATKAPASGSEATAQASGSEATDFGDWKIVGIVFVNIMSSAFGGFRHERLFQCIII, via the exons ATGAATCTATTGGATAAAAGTTTGG CTGAATGTCAACGGGGAGAAATTGGACAGAGAAATGTGATGCTGCAGTTTGATTTTAAATGGAGAATGAATGAAACAAAATACATACAATGCTACAAATCAGACATTATTATTGGTCGTTGTAACGGGATAACTATTTTAGACTGTTCAGTCGAACTCAAGCATGTCGGAGTGTACTATATTTCATCAAATACAGATTTATCAAGTGTTAGCCTCTTAATAGCAACGTTTAACGTATCATATTCTGGCGACTACAGCTGTTCGAAGGTGGACAAccaagatgaaaaaaaaatgtgcatcATAGAAAAAG TTGCTACTAGCGGTCCAGAGGCAACAAAAG CGCCTGCTAGCGGATCAGAGGCGACAG CGCAGGCTAGCGGATCAGAGGCGACAG ATTTCGGAGATTGGAAAATAGTCGGCATCGTCTTTGTAAATATCATGAGTTCGGCTTTCGGTGGATTCAGACACGAACGTTTGTTTCAGTGcataataatttag